The genomic stretch CGCGCCGTGGTCGCGGTCGATGCGGGCGACCAGTTCATGGGCTCGCTGTTCTACACGCAGCATCGCGGCGCGGCGGAACTCGCCGTCATGCGCGCCTGGGGCTGCGAGGCGATGACACTCGGCAACCACGAATTCGACAATGGCCCGCAGACGCTCGCGCGCTTCGCCGCCGGCGCCGACTTCCCGATCCTGGCCGCCAATATCGACGCCAGCGCCGAACCGCTGCTGGCAGGCCGCATCCGCCCCTGGTTCGAAACGGTGCGCGGCGGCGCGCGCATCGCCTTCGTGGGCGTCATCACGCCGGAGACGCCGCAATTGTCCTCGCCCGGCCGCAACCTGCGCTTCACGGACCCGGCCGAGGCCGCCGCGCGCGCCATCGCCACCATCCGCGCACAGGGGCCGGCGACCATCGTGCTGCTGTCGCACATGGGCCTGGGCGCCGATCGGCGCATCGCCGAACAGGTGGCTGGCATCGATGCCATCATCGGCGGGCATTCGCACACGCTGCTGGCGGCCGAACCCGATGCCGACGGGCCGTCCCCCACGCTGGTCGACGGGCGCGACCGCACCGTGCGCATCCTGCAGACCGGCGCCTACGGGCGCTTCCTCGGGCGGCTCGACCTCGACCTCGCGCCCGATGGGCGCATCGCGGCACAGGGCGGGTCCACCATCCAACTCGGCGCCGAATTCGCGGAGGATGCGCGTGTCGCCGCGCTGGTCGCGGAACTCGCCCGCCCGCTCGAGGAAACCCGCCGCCGCCCGGTCGGCCGCCTGCCCGCCGCCCTGCCCAACGGCGATTGCCGTCGCGGCGAATGCGCGCTCGGCAATCTGGTGACCGAGGCGATGCTGGCCGCCATCCCCGGGGCCGAGATCGCCATCACCAATGGCGGCGGCCTGCGCGCCGGCCTGCCCGAGGGCCAGGTGACGATCGGCGACGTGCTGACCGTGCTGCCCTTTGGCAATACCGTCGCGGTAATGGGCCTGCGCGGCGCCGACGTGCTGGCCGCGATCGAGCATGGCCTGTCGCAGGGGGCTGGCACCGCCGGGCGCTTCCCGCAGGTGGCCGGCATCCGCTTCGCCTGGGACCCGACCGCCCCGCCAGGCAGTCGCGTGCGAGGCGTGCAGGTGGCGCAGGGCGGCGGCTTCGCGCCGCTCGACCCCGGGCGGGTCTATCGCGTCCTGACCAACGACTTCATGCGCAAGGGTGGCGACGGCTACGTGATGTTCCGCGACCGCGCGCTCGACCCGTACGATACCGGGCCGGTGCTGGACGAGGTGGTGGCCGACAGGATCGCCCGCGGCCAGGTCGCGGGCGTGCCCGTGGATGGACGCATCGTGGCGCGCTGAGCGCCGGTGAGGGACGTACGAATGCGCCCCATGGCGCAGTCGCCACCAGGCGGTCAGCCCAGCCGCGTCTCGATCTGCGCGAGCCGCGCCTCGACCCGCGCGGCGCGCTCGGCCGCGACGGCGCCGAGCGCATCGGCCAGCTGCCGGTGCAATGCGCGCAGCTCGAGGTCGGGCACCGTGCCGACGGCCGCGACCAGTCCGGCCAGCGCCGCGCCCAGGCCATCCGGCGGCGGGGCGGCGCCCGGGGTGGTCTCGGCCGCGGCGGGCACGGCCTCCGCCTGCGCTTCGCCGGCGAAGGTCACCACCACGCCGAGCGCGCGGCCCTCTGCGCTGCCGGCGACCTCCTGGATCACCTGCCGGCGGATATCGGGGCGGTTCTCCACCCGCTGCAGGTGGTGGCGGTAGCCGTCCTCGTCCGGCCAGCGATTGAGGATCACCGTGTAGAGGTTCACGACGAATTCGTGGTCGCTGCCGTCCAGCAGCTCGCTGCCGTTCACCTCGCGCATCGGGTCCTCCGTTGGTCCGCGGGCGTCAATGCCCGCGCCCGGCGCGAATGGTCAACGACGTTCCCTGAAGAAATCGCGCAGCAGGGCGGCGCAGTCGCTCTCGCGCAGCCCGCCCACCACCTCCGGCGCGTGGTGGCACGATGGCGCGGCGAAGATGCGCGCGCCATGCTCCACGCCGCCGCCCTTGGGGTCATAGGCGCCGAAGACCAGGCGCTTCAGCCGGAAGAAGGACGCCGCCTGGGCGCACATCGGGCAGGGTTCCAGCGTGACGGTCAGGGTGCAGCCGACCAGGCGGGGGGTTTGCAGGATCGCGGCGGCGGCGCGCAGGGCGAGGATCTCGGCATGGGCGGTGGGGTCGTGGCGCGCCTCGACCTCGTTGCCGGCGGCGGCGAGGACGGCACCGGATTCATCGGTGACGACGGCGCCGACTGGCACTTCGCCACGCGCGGCCGCGGCCGCGGCCTCGCGCAGGGCCAGTTCGATGGGGGTCATCGCGGCGCCACTCCAGGCAAGGCGAGCGGATGCACGGTGGCGGATCGGCCTGCTACCGCGCGCGGAGGAGC from Roseomonas fluvialis encodes the following:
- a CDS encoding DUF4214 domain-containing protein; the encoded protein is MREVNGSELLDGSDHEFVVNLYTVILNRWPDEDGYRHHLQRVENRPDIRRQVIQEVAGSAEGRALGVVVTFAGEAQAEAVPAAAETTPGAAPPPDGLGAALAGLVAAVGTVPDLELRALHRQLADALGAVAAERAARVEARLAQIETRLG
- a CDS encoding bifunctional metallophosphatase/5'-nucleotidase; amino-acid sequence: MIFHRRLLLGALLAAPALRSARAQAAHRVRIIHTNDFHSRHEPVARASGAACRANDPCLGGSARLAGGVAAARAEAAAAGRAVVAVDAGDQFMGSLFYTQHRGAAELAVMRAWGCEAMTLGNHEFDNGPQTLARFAAGADFPILAANIDASAEPLLAGRIRPWFETVRGGARIAFVGVITPETPQLSSPGRNLRFTDPAEAAARAIATIRAQGPATIVLLSHMGLGADRRIAEQVAGIDAIIGGHSHTLLAAEPDADGPSPTLVDGRDRTVRILQTGAYGRFLGRLDLDLAPDGRIAAQGGSTIQLGAEFAEDARVAALVAELARPLEETRRRPVGRLPAALPNGDCRRGECALGNLVTEAMLAAIPGAEIAITNGGGLRAGLPEGQVTIGDVLTVLPFGNTVAVMGLRGADVLAAIEHGLSQGAGTAGRFPQVAGIRFAWDPTAPPGSRVRGVQVAQGGGFAPLDPGRVYRVLTNDFMRKGGDGYVMFRDRALDPYDTGPVLDEVVADRIARGQVAGVPVDGRIVAR
- a CDS encoding nucleoside deaminase encodes the protein MTPIELALREAAAAAARGEVPVGAVVTDESGAVLAAAGNEVEARHDPTAHAEILALRAAAAILQTPRLVGCTLTVTLEPCPMCAQAASFFRLKRLVFGAYDPKGGGVEHGARIFAAPSCHHAPEVVGGLRESDCAALLRDFFRERR